The following proteins come from a genomic window of Zingiber officinale cultivar Zhangliang unplaced genomic scaffold, Zo_v1.1 ctg167, whole genome shotgun sequence:
- the LOC122036503 gene encoding formin-like protein 3 isoform X1, with the protein MSFFTRFFYKRPLDGLLEFLDRVYIFNSCFSTEVLPDGLYNIYLHEIVTELHEEYAGSSFLAFNFREGEKRSQFAEILCQCDVTIIEYPHHFEGCPLLPLLLVYHFLRVCDYWLSLRDNQNVILLHCERGSWPLLAFLLACFLTYRKLHSGDQRTLDVAYREAPKGLLRLLSPLNPLPSQLRYLQYVARRNITPQCPPVQRALSLDCLILRGVPIFDSDNGCRPLIRISGQNIHKSDGLFVGTLCMTSKKKPLCRYQQDECDVIKIDIQCLVQGDVVLECVHLDLDPEREVMMFRMMFNTAFIRSNILMLDYDDVDTPWDANNQFPKGFRAEVLFGDIGNIAPRAPTVAFNGDVKGGLPIEAFAKVQELFNGVEWLERSDDDAFWLLKQISTNALQEKLEKLILTDTKEISTIQSKAGLQMSLMSTSESDEEKDSVTSDSVSSVDNEKVQHVSSTSIDMENELGISKDSQLKDSQQPISRIADLGTSLQVPLLVSPSVSQSSERNLESRESERPISIPQAAAPPAPAFPHPSTKSSSKDSFLPLLPPLSSSMVNILSVPPPPPPPLVQSKCLNPKQLLPSSPLPPPPPLPPPPTQSKRLNSTPGSPPHPTFTSNKDVKQTPSPPLPPPPPPPPPPPPPTQNKCLNTTPPSPSSSPLASIQTKCRNPPPPPPPPPALSAFTFNKNLQRIPPPPPPPSMSSSKRPLSASPTNPPQPPPPPPPPPPSIKLNKVPGHALPSVPPVASTRAPLPPPLPPPPQNGKGNIPPPSAPLKSSSKFVPPPPPPVPKPPGIVPPPPPPLQGGVRRVPGPPQPPGLKDFNTLAPPSSLLGKGRLTAPSFGNVRGSLQSIPPKKTSLKPLHWVKVTRATQGSLWADSQKHGSQTRAPEIDLSELESLFSATVVTNERGRDRIGAQCGSGTNKSEIVHLIDMRRANNCEIMLTKIKMPLSVMITAVLALDSSVLDIDQVENLIKFCPTKEEMEMLKNYTGNKEMLGPCEQFFMELMKVPRAESKLRVFSFTITFSTQVNELRGNLKTINDATREVKESPKLRQIMQTILTLGNALNQGTARGSAIGFRLDSLLKLSDTRARNNKMTLMHYLCKLLAEKMPELLDFDKDLIHLDAASKIQLKIVAEEMQAVSKGLEKVEQELNASGNDGDISMGFRVALKNFLDVVEADVRFLTSLYSEVGRNADSLSQYFGEDPARCPFEQVTSILVVFVNTFKKSREENERNDEAEKKKMEKEALKEKSKTPAKQH; encoded by the exons ATGTCCTTCTTTACCAGGTTCTTTTACAAAAGACCACTTGATGGTTTGCTAGAATTTCTGGACAGAGTTTACA TTTTTAATTCATGCTTCTCAACTGAGGTCCTACCTGATGGATTATACAATATCTATTTGCATGAAATTGTCACTGAACTGCATGAAGAGTATGCTGGTTCTTCTTTCCTCGCATTCAACTTTAGGGAGGGAGAAAAAAGAAGTCAATTTGCAGAAATTTTATGCCAATGCGATGTTactataattgaatatccacaccATTTTGAAGGCTGTCCACTTCTTCCTTTATTGCTTGTTTATCACTTCCTTCGAGTCTGTGATTATTGGCTGTCTCTCAGGGATAATCAGAATGTTATACTGCTACACTGTGAAAGAGGGAGCTGGCCTTTGTTAGCATTTCTTTTAGCTTGTTTTTTGACTTATAGAAAATTGCATAGTGGCGATCAGAGAACTCTAGATGTTGCATATAGGGAGGCTCCTAAAGGCCTTCTGCGGCTTTTGTCTCCATTGAACCCATTACCATCTCAGCTGCGATACCTGCAGTATGTTGCTAGAAGGAATATCACCCCACAATGCCCCCCTGTGCAACGGGCTCTTTCTTTAGACTGTCTTATTCTTCGAGGTGTTCCAATCTTTGACTCAGATAATGGCTGCAGACCACTAATCCGTATTTCAGGACAGAATATCCACAAAAGTGATGGCCTTTTTGTGGGCACGCTTTGTATGACGTCCAAGAAGAAACCTTTATGTCGCTACCAACAG GACGAGTGTGATGTTATAAAAATTGATATCCAATGCCTAGTACAGGGAGATGTTGTTTTGGAATGTGTCCATCTTGATTTAGATCCAGAGAGGGAAGTCATGATGTTTCGTATGATGTTCAACACTGCTTTCATCCGATCTAACATACTCATGCTGGACTATGATGATGTGGATACACCCTGGGATGCAAATAACCAGTTTCCGAAAGGCTTTCGGGCAGAG GTGCTGTTTGGTGATATCGGTAACATCGCTCCTAGAGCTCCAACTGTGGCTTTTAATGGAGACGTAAAAGGTGGATTGCCTATAGAGGCTTTTGCAAAGGTACAAGAACTTTTCAATGGCGTTGAGTGGCTTGAAAGAAGTGATGATGATGCATTCTGGCTGCTTAAACAAATATCAACAAATGCACTGCAAGAAAAACTTGAAAAGCTGATTTTAACAGATACTAAGGAGATTTCAACTATTCAAAGTAAAGCGGGTTTACAGATGTCTCTAATGTCAACGTCGGAATCTGATGAGGAAAAAGATTCTGTAACTTCAGATTCTGTTTCTTCAGTGGACAATGAAAAGGTTCAACATGTCTCAAGCACCAGCATAGACATGGAAAACGAACTCGGCATTTCCAAGGATTCTCAACTTAAAG ATTCCCAGCAGCCCATTTCCAGAATTGCTGATCTTGGCACAAGCCTCCAAGTGCCACTGTTGGTGTCACCTTCAGTTTCTCAATCTTCTGAGAGGAATCTTGAGTCTAGAGAATCAGAAAGACCAATTTCTATTCCTCAAGCTGCTGCACCACCTGCACCTGCATTTCCACATCCATCCACTAAGTCATCTAGTAAAGATTCCTTTCTACCATTGTTACCTCCTCTTTCTTCCTCCATGGTTAATATACTTTCAGTaccaccaccacctcctcccCCTCTTGTTCAAAGTAAATGTCTCAATCCGAAGCAATTGCTTCCGTCTTCACCTTTGCCGCCACCTCCACCACTTCCTCCTCCTCCCACTCAAAGTAAACGTCTTAATTCAACTCCAGGTTCTCCCCCTCACCCTACATTCACATCTAATAAAGATGTGAAACAAACTCCATCACCACCgctgccaccaccaccaccaccaccaccaccacctcctcctcctaccCAAAATAAATGCCTCAACACAACACCTCCATCACCATCGTCGTCACCATTAGCTTCTATTCAAACTAAATGTCGCAATCCGCCGCCgccaccaccacctcctcctgCTTTGTCTGCATTCACATTCAATAAAAATCTTCAACGGATTCCccctccccctcctcctccttcaaTGTCATCTAGTAAAAGGCCCTTATCTGCGTCACCTACTAATCCTCCTCAaccaccacctccacctccacctccacctccttctATTAAATTGAACAAGGTTCCTGGCCATGCTCTCCCATCTGTTCCTCCAGTTGCATCTACCAGAGCTCCATTGCCTCCTCCTCTTCCCCCTCCTCCTCAAAATGGAAAAGGGAATATTCCACCCCCATCAGCTCCTCTTAAATCCAGTAGCAAATTTGTGCCTCCACCACCACCTCCAGTGCCAAAGCCTCCTGGAATTGTGCCTCCTCCTCCACCACCCTTGCAAGGAGGGGTTCGTAGAGTTCCAGGTCCACCACAGCCTCCTGGACTGAAGGATTTCAATACTCTAGCACCACCTTCTTCATTGCTAGGCAAAGGAAGACTAACTGCTCCGAGTTTTGGAAATGTTCGTGGATCTTTGCAGTCTATTCCACCAAAGAAAACTTCATTGAAGCCATTACACTGGGTGAAGGTTACCCGAGCAACACAAGGAAGTCTTTGGGCTGATTCTCAGAAGCATGGAAGTCAAACCAG GGCACCTGAGATAGATCTATCTGAATTAGAAAGCCTCTTCTCAGCAACAGTTGTTACCAATGAACGTGGGCGGGATAGGATTGGAGCACAATGTGGTTCTGGCaccaataagtctgagattgttCATCTG ATTGATATGCGCAGGGCAAATAATTGTGAGATTATGCTTACAAAAATCAAGATGCCTCTTTCTGTTATGATT ACTGCCGTTTTAGCTTTGGATTCCTCAGTTTTGGACATAGATCAAGTGGAAAATCTGATCAAGTTTTGTCCTACAAAAGAAGAGATGGAGATGCTAAAG AATTATACAGGCAACAAAGAAATGCTAGGACCATGCGAACAG TTTTTTATGGAGCTAATGAAGGTTCCCCGTGCAGAGTCCAAATTAAGGGTTTTCTCTTTTACAATTACGTTTTCCACTCAG GTGAATGAGCTGCGGGGAAATTTGAAAACAATCAATGATGCAACTAGAGAG GTTAAAGAGTCTCCGAAATTGCGGCAAATAATGCAGACTATTCTTACATTGGGTAATGCCTTGAATCAAGGCACTGCTCGAG GCTCTGCTATTGGATTTAGGCTAGACAGTCTTCTGAAATTGTCAGATACTCGAGCAAGAAACAACAAAATGACATTGATGCACTATTTATGCAAG CTTCTCGCAGAGAAAATGCCAGAGTTGCTTGATTTTGATAAAGACTTGATTCATTTGGACGCAGCCTCCAAG ATCCAGTTGAAGATAGTAGCTGAAGAGATGCAAGCTGTCAGTAAAGGTCTTGAAAAAGTTGAACAGGAACTCAATGCCTCTGGAAATGATGGTGATATATCAATGGGTTTCAGAGTG GCCTTGAAAAATTTCCTTGATGTTGTTGAAGCCGACGTAAGGTTCCTTACATCATTATATTCCGAGGTG GGAAGAAATGCAGATTCCTTGTCTCAATATTTTGGAGAAGATCCAGCCCGTTGTCCCTTTGAGCAAG TTACATCAATTTTAGTAGTCTTTGTAAATACGTTCAAGAAATCTCGTGAAGAGAATGAACGAAATGATGAAGCTGaaaaaaagaaaatggaaaaggAGGCATTGAAAGAAAAATCAAAAACTCCTGCCAAACAACATTGA
- the LOC122036503 gene encoding formin-like protein 3 isoform X2, whose amino-acid sequence MSFFTRFFYKRPLDGLLEFLDRVYIFNSCFSTEVLPDGLYNIYLHEIVTELHEEYAGSSFLAFNFREGEKRSQFAEILCQCDVTIIEYPHHFEGCPLLPLLLVYHFLRVCDYWLSLRDNQNVILLHCERGSWPLLAFLLACFLTYRKLHSGDQRTLDVAYREAPKGLLRLLSPLNPLPSQLRYLQYVARRNITPQCPPVQRALSLDCLILRGVPIFDSDNGCRPLIRISGQNIHKSDGLFVGTLCMTSKKKPLCRYQQDECDVIKIDIQCLVQGDVVLECVHLDLDPEREVMMFRMMFNTAFIRSNILMLDYDDVDTPWDANNQFPKGFRAEVLFGDIGNIAPRAPTVAFNGDVKGGLPIEAFAKVQELFNGVEWLERSDDDAFWLLKQISTNALQEKLEKLILTDTKEISTIQSKAGLQMSLMSTSESDEEKDSVTSDSVSSVDNEKVQHVSSTSIDMENELGISKDSQLKDSQQPISRIADLGTSLQVPLLVSPSVSQSSERNLESRESERPISIPQAAAPPAPAFPHPSTKSSSKDSFLPLLPPLSSSMVNILSVPPPPPPPLVQSKCLNPKQLLPSSPLPPPPPLPPPPTQSKRLNSTPGSPPHPTFTSNKDVKQTPSPPLPPPPPPPPPPPPPTQNKCLNTTPPSPSSSPLASIQTKCRNPPPPPPPPPALSAFTFNKNLQRIPPPPPPPSMSSSKRPLSASPTNPPQPPPPPPPPPPSIKLNKVPGHALPSVPPVASTRAPLPPPLPPPPQNGKGNIPPPSAPLKSSSKFVPPPPPPVPKPPGIVPPPPPPLQGGVRRVPGPPQPPGLKDFNTLAPPSSLLGKGRLTAPSFGNVRGSLQSIPPKKTSLKPLHWVKVTRATQGSLWADSQKHGSQTRAPEIDLSELESLFSATVVTNERGRDRIGAQCGSGTNKSEIVHLIDMRRANNCEIMLTKIKMPLSVMITAVLALDSSVLDIDQVENLIKFCPTKEEMEMLKNYTGNKEMLGPCEQFFMELMKVPRAESKLRVFSFTITFSTQVNELRGNLKTINDATREVKESPKLRQIMQTILTLGNALNQGTARGSAIGFRLDSLLKLSDTRARNNKMTLMHYLCKRKCQSCLILIKT is encoded by the exons ATGTCCTTCTTTACCAGGTTCTTTTACAAAAGACCACTTGATGGTTTGCTAGAATTTCTGGACAGAGTTTACA TTTTTAATTCATGCTTCTCAACTGAGGTCCTACCTGATGGATTATACAATATCTATTTGCATGAAATTGTCACTGAACTGCATGAAGAGTATGCTGGTTCTTCTTTCCTCGCATTCAACTTTAGGGAGGGAGAAAAAAGAAGTCAATTTGCAGAAATTTTATGCCAATGCGATGTTactataattgaatatccacaccATTTTGAAGGCTGTCCACTTCTTCCTTTATTGCTTGTTTATCACTTCCTTCGAGTCTGTGATTATTGGCTGTCTCTCAGGGATAATCAGAATGTTATACTGCTACACTGTGAAAGAGGGAGCTGGCCTTTGTTAGCATTTCTTTTAGCTTGTTTTTTGACTTATAGAAAATTGCATAGTGGCGATCAGAGAACTCTAGATGTTGCATATAGGGAGGCTCCTAAAGGCCTTCTGCGGCTTTTGTCTCCATTGAACCCATTACCATCTCAGCTGCGATACCTGCAGTATGTTGCTAGAAGGAATATCACCCCACAATGCCCCCCTGTGCAACGGGCTCTTTCTTTAGACTGTCTTATTCTTCGAGGTGTTCCAATCTTTGACTCAGATAATGGCTGCAGACCACTAATCCGTATTTCAGGACAGAATATCCACAAAAGTGATGGCCTTTTTGTGGGCACGCTTTGTATGACGTCCAAGAAGAAACCTTTATGTCGCTACCAACAG GACGAGTGTGATGTTATAAAAATTGATATCCAATGCCTAGTACAGGGAGATGTTGTTTTGGAATGTGTCCATCTTGATTTAGATCCAGAGAGGGAAGTCATGATGTTTCGTATGATGTTCAACACTGCTTTCATCCGATCTAACATACTCATGCTGGACTATGATGATGTGGATACACCCTGGGATGCAAATAACCAGTTTCCGAAAGGCTTTCGGGCAGAG GTGCTGTTTGGTGATATCGGTAACATCGCTCCTAGAGCTCCAACTGTGGCTTTTAATGGAGACGTAAAAGGTGGATTGCCTATAGAGGCTTTTGCAAAGGTACAAGAACTTTTCAATGGCGTTGAGTGGCTTGAAAGAAGTGATGATGATGCATTCTGGCTGCTTAAACAAATATCAACAAATGCACTGCAAGAAAAACTTGAAAAGCTGATTTTAACAGATACTAAGGAGATTTCAACTATTCAAAGTAAAGCGGGTTTACAGATGTCTCTAATGTCAACGTCGGAATCTGATGAGGAAAAAGATTCTGTAACTTCAGATTCTGTTTCTTCAGTGGACAATGAAAAGGTTCAACATGTCTCAAGCACCAGCATAGACATGGAAAACGAACTCGGCATTTCCAAGGATTCTCAACTTAAAG ATTCCCAGCAGCCCATTTCCAGAATTGCTGATCTTGGCACAAGCCTCCAAGTGCCACTGTTGGTGTCACCTTCAGTTTCTCAATCTTCTGAGAGGAATCTTGAGTCTAGAGAATCAGAAAGACCAATTTCTATTCCTCAAGCTGCTGCACCACCTGCACCTGCATTTCCACATCCATCCACTAAGTCATCTAGTAAAGATTCCTTTCTACCATTGTTACCTCCTCTTTCTTCCTCCATGGTTAATATACTTTCAGTaccaccaccacctcctcccCCTCTTGTTCAAAGTAAATGTCTCAATCCGAAGCAATTGCTTCCGTCTTCACCTTTGCCGCCACCTCCACCACTTCCTCCTCCTCCCACTCAAAGTAAACGTCTTAATTCAACTCCAGGTTCTCCCCCTCACCCTACATTCACATCTAATAAAGATGTGAAACAAACTCCATCACCACCgctgccaccaccaccaccaccaccaccaccacctcctcctcctaccCAAAATAAATGCCTCAACACAACACCTCCATCACCATCGTCGTCACCATTAGCTTCTATTCAAACTAAATGTCGCAATCCGCCGCCgccaccaccacctcctcctgCTTTGTCTGCATTCACATTCAATAAAAATCTTCAACGGATTCCccctccccctcctcctccttcaaTGTCATCTAGTAAAAGGCCCTTATCTGCGTCACCTACTAATCCTCCTCAaccaccacctccacctccacctccacctccttctATTAAATTGAACAAGGTTCCTGGCCATGCTCTCCCATCTGTTCCTCCAGTTGCATCTACCAGAGCTCCATTGCCTCCTCCTCTTCCCCCTCCTCCTCAAAATGGAAAAGGGAATATTCCACCCCCATCAGCTCCTCTTAAATCCAGTAGCAAATTTGTGCCTCCACCACCACCTCCAGTGCCAAAGCCTCCTGGAATTGTGCCTCCTCCTCCACCACCCTTGCAAGGAGGGGTTCGTAGAGTTCCAGGTCCACCACAGCCTCCTGGACTGAAGGATTTCAATACTCTAGCACCACCTTCTTCATTGCTAGGCAAAGGAAGACTAACTGCTCCGAGTTTTGGAAATGTTCGTGGATCTTTGCAGTCTATTCCACCAAAGAAAACTTCATTGAAGCCATTACACTGGGTGAAGGTTACCCGAGCAACACAAGGAAGTCTTTGGGCTGATTCTCAGAAGCATGGAAGTCAAACCAG GGCACCTGAGATAGATCTATCTGAATTAGAAAGCCTCTTCTCAGCAACAGTTGTTACCAATGAACGTGGGCGGGATAGGATTGGAGCACAATGTGGTTCTGGCaccaataagtctgagattgttCATCTG ATTGATATGCGCAGGGCAAATAATTGTGAGATTATGCTTACAAAAATCAAGATGCCTCTTTCTGTTATGATT ACTGCCGTTTTAGCTTTGGATTCCTCAGTTTTGGACATAGATCAAGTGGAAAATCTGATCAAGTTTTGTCCTACAAAAGAAGAGATGGAGATGCTAAAG AATTATACAGGCAACAAAGAAATGCTAGGACCATGCGAACAG TTTTTTATGGAGCTAATGAAGGTTCCCCGTGCAGAGTCCAAATTAAGGGTTTTCTCTTTTACAATTACGTTTTCCACTCAG GTGAATGAGCTGCGGGGAAATTTGAAAACAATCAATGATGCAACTAGAGAG GTTAAAGAGTCTCCGAAATTGCGGCAAATAATGCAGACTATTCTTACATTGGGTAATGCCTTGAATCAAGGCACTGCTCGAG GCTCTGCTATTGGATTTAGGCTAGACAGTCTTCTGAAATTGTCAGATACTCGAGCAAGAAACAACAAAATGACATTGATGCACTATTTATGCAAG AGAAAATGCCAGAGTTGCTTGATTTTGATAAAGACTTGA
- the LOC122036490 gene encoding UPF0496 protein 4-like produces MSRLHDAHRTFFPFGNPFRSILPKGSHQSLRIHSLLFSFEQNLTEIFTKMKPENISDILTLSWMRLAIQFLSDAHNSLRTFINELQLPVSQWDEKWIDGYLDGSVKLLDICIALCSELSRLDQGPLLLQCALHLVDKSTSSPQKLALARSYLQEWIELINSKSSKLDNCPLIIESLRGTLDLLKVKSSKGKALMRALYGVKVMTVFVCYVFSITLSGCPKALPDLNVSKELVWCEAFSYLQAAVTDELKRHSVTLKVPLLKEIEAVRVSALRLHDMTSCICCNGEPVLDDKNCTNHTEEEPVPGKSADFGRQRVQDCAGNLADSVKTFRQELNSLSKQTDHFFQIILTGRDALLCNLRVHVLTPENSFNEV; encoded by the coding sequence ATGAGTCGCCTACATGATGCACATCGCACCTTCTTTCCATTTGGAAATCCTTTCCGGAGTATCCTTCCCAAGGGATCTCATCAGTCACTGAGGATTCACTCATTGTTATTTTCTTTTGAGCAAAACCTGACAGAAATATTCACAAAGATGAAACCAGAGAATATCTCAGACATCCTAACTTTATCCTGGATGAGACTTGCTATTCAGTTCTTATCAGATGCTCATAATAGCCTGAGGACTTTTATCAATGAGCTTCAGTTACCTGTTTCTCAATGGGATGAGAAATGGATTGACGGGTACTTGGACGGCAGCGTGAAGTTGCTTGACATCTGCATTGCACTATGTTCTGAGCTATCTCGATTAGATCAGGGTCCGCTCTTGCTTCAGTGTGCGCTGCATCTTGTGGACAAGTCGACCAGTTCACCACAAAAGCTTGCACTGGCCCGATCATATCTTCAGGAGTGGATTGAACTAATCAACTCTAAAAGCTCTAAATTGGACAATTGTCCGTTGATCATCGAAAGCCTTCGAGGAACGCTTGATCTCTTAAAGGTCAAGAGCTCCAAAGGGAAGGCATTAATGAGAGCTTTATATGGAGTTAAAGTCATGACAGTATTTGTCTGTTATGTCTTTTCAATCACTCTGTCAGGTTGCCCAAAAGCATTACCAGATCTCAACGTTTCTAAAGAGTTGGTCTGGTGTGAGGCTTTTAGTTACTTGCAAGCTGCTGTAACAGATGAACTAAAGAGACATAGTGTTACTCTTAAGGTTCCATTACTTAAAGAGATAGAGGCAGTTAGAGTTTCTGCTCTAAGATTACATGATATGACTAGCTGCATCTGTTGCAATGGAGAACCTGTGCTAGACGATAAGAATTGCACTAATCACACAGAGGAAGAACCTGTACCTGGGAAGAGTGCCGACTTTGGAAGACAAAGGGTACAAGATTGTGCTGGCAATTTAGCTGACAGTGTAAAGACATTCAGGCAAGAGCTAAATTCTCTGTCAAAACAGACCGACCATTTTTTCCAAATTATTTTGACAGGACGCGATGCTTTGCTTTGTAATCTCAGAGTGCATGTTCTAACACCAGAAAATAGCTTCAATGAAGTGTAA